From the genome of Neodiprion pinetum isolate iyNeoPine1 chromosome 3, iyNeoPine1.2, whole genome shotgun sequence, one region includes:
- the LOC138190579 gene encoding putative uncharacterized protein DDB_G0272516, which produces MAPTIKRTPVKTRSRITNKPRRSEPDISKAGNSQIRNNTGEMEGELERLKEEMASFAGLRNAIEQLQAQQATNAQLANEVALLKLQNEQQRQALQQIQNPVQQPVTNNDQISVSELIVSLQRSHIDAKAPEFTDEEVINPIEYLENLENYFRLKCVKEECKLSIVESKLSGRAKIWWEASKETINTYNDFKEAFKNKFYSIPIQVKVKTRWSSRRYNQQDGSLQTYFFKQLKEAKYLLPKLDQFEINYTIIQQLPYKIRDTLATVNMADTKIIEQALSQLDVNYEERNNNKHKYQNQSNNNQVNNVNNMQIQHKQQQQINNTSRQQNYPNAANNFYQNPQFGTNLSPWQYQPQVQTSTSNQMNLPNVNYPPPYFSGTNNQIQSLQTQMQTNTNNLQTSPNRNLN; this is translated from the coding sequence atgGCACCAACGATTAAAAGAACACCTGTTAAAACTAGGTCAAGGATCACAAATAAACCAAGGAGGTCAGAACCTGACATATCAAAAGCAGGCAATAGtcaaatacgaaataatacaGGCGAGATGGAGGGAGAACTGGAGCGTTTGAAGGAGGAAATGGCGAGTTTCGCGGGTTTACGAAATGCGATTGAACAGCTACAGGCACAACAAGCAACTAACGCACAGCTGGCAAACGAAGTCGCATTGTTGAAGCTCCAGAACGAACAACAAAGACAGGCTCTTCAACAGATACAGAATCCAGTTCAACAACCAGTTACCAATAACGATCAAATATCGGTGAGTGAGTTAATAGTAAGTTTGCAACGAAGTCACATTGATGCCAAAGCTCCCGAGTTTACAGATGAAGAAGTTATAAATCCtattgaatatttggaaaatttggaaaattatttcaggttAAAATGTGTGAAGGAAGAGTGTAAATTGTCGATAGTCGAAAGTAAATTATCAGGTAGAGCAAAAATATGGTGGGAAGCGAGTAAAGAAACTATCAAcacgtataatgattttaaagaagcctttaaaaataaattttattccattccaATCCAAGTTAAAGTCAAAACAAGGTGGAGTTCAAGAAGGTATAATCAACAGGATGGTTCActtcaaacatatttttttaaacagcttAAGGAAGCAAAATACCTATTACCGAAACTAGACCAGTTCGAAATAAACTATACCATTATCCAACAATTACCATATAAAATTCGTGATACTCTAGCAACTGTGAATATGGCggatacaaaaataatagaacaagctttatcgcaattagatgtaaattatgaagaaagaaacaataataaacacaaatatcaaaatcaaagtaaCAACAATCAAGTGAATAATGTAAACAACATGCAAATTCAACATAAACAACAGCAACAgataaataatacaagtagGCAACAAAATTATCCAAATGCTGCAAACAACTTTTATCAAAATCCTCAATTTGGTACAAACTTATCACCATGGCAATATCAACCGCAAGTTCAAACATCAACAAGCAACCAAATGAATTTACCAAACGTCAATTATCCACCACCTTATTTCTCAGGAACCAATAATCAGATACAGTCATTACAAACTCAAATGCAAACTAACACCAATAATTTACAAACCAGTCCAAATAGAAATTTAAACTAA